One genomic segment of Mytilus trossulus isolate FHL-02 chromosome 4, PNRI_Mtr1.1.1.hap1, whole genome shotgun sequence includes these proteins:
- the LOC134714514 gene encoding synaptotagmin-4-like, which produces MAKTSHHINEKHQDIHAINAYGITAICLGVIGCLLFLSVVTYKCYRRRRCRLAQSRLSTAIKKGLKENSGVKKNIPPLGTPIKHKATSPLGHTRQDISPGDRKLSPTYSTHSEKEPGSKQRSPDQAYIENEKDNKPEMIHEKEESMREKQPDEKQRSLGNMAFSIAYDLQKMALLVTVVNVKDLPTRDPSLGGCDPYIKLQLLPEKRHKCKTRVLRKTLNPQYDETFTFYGINPNQIADITLHFVVLSFDRFSRDDIIGEVIHPLHEFDISKNEMNLCKEICPRHLTLKTQGRGEILVSLCYQPAANRLTVVVLKARNLPKMDITGLSDPYIKVYLLYNNQRIAKKKTHVKKRTLNPVYNESFLFDVPYNEGLANISLEFLVLDWDRMTKNEVVGRLEIGSKASQQEIHHWNEVMNCPRKQIAEWHKLTG; this is translated from the exons TACACGCTATAAATGCATATGGAATTACAGCAATATGCCTTGGAGTGATCGGATGCCTTTTATTTCTTTCTGTGGTCACTTACAAGTGTTATCGAAGACGTCGATGTCGTCTAGCACAAAGCCGCCTTTCAACTGCCATTAAGAAGGGTCTTAAAGAGAATTCcggtgttaaaaaaaatatcccgCCACTTGGAACGCCAATTAAACACAAAGCAACAAGTCCATTAGGCCATACTAGACAGGATATATCTCCGGGGGATAGAAAATTATCACCAACCTATTCTACTCATTCTGAAAAAGAACCAGGAAGTAAGCAAAGATCGCCTGACCAAGCTTATATTGAAAATGAGAAAGATAACAAGCCAGAAATGATCCACGAAAAAGAAGAGAGTATGCGTGAGAAACAGCCAGACGAAAAACAGAGATCTTTAGGAAACATGGCGTTTTCCATTGCATACGATTTACAAAAGATGGCGCTGTTGGTGACTGTAGTTAACGTCAAGGACTTGCCAACACGTGACCCTAGTCTAGGTGGATGTGACCCTTACATTAAACTACAGCTTTTACCTGAAAAGCGACACAAATGTAAGACTAGAGTCTTGAGGAAGACACTGAACCCCCAATATGACGAGACATTTACATTTTACGGAATCAATCCCAATCAGATTGCTGATATCACCCTTCATTTTGTAGTGCTGAGTTTTGACAGATTCTCGCGAGATGATATTATTGGTGAAGTTATACATCCATTGCACGAGTTTGATATCTCTAAGAATGAGATGAATCTCTGCAAAGAAATTTGTCCACGTCACCTAACT CTGAAAACTCAGGGGAGAGGAGAAATACTGGTATCGTTATGTTATCAGCCAGCGGCTAATAGACTCACAGTAGTAGTTCTGAAAGCAAGAAATTTACCAAAAATGGACATTACAGGATTGTCAG ATCCTTATATAAAAGTATACTTACTTTACAATAACCAAAGAATTGCTAAAAAGAAAACACACGTCAAGAAGAGAACACTGAACCCTGTTTATAATGAATCGTTTTTGTTTGACGTCCCTTACAATGAAGGATTGGCAAATATTAGTCTAGAGTTCCTTGTCTTAGACTGGGATAGGATGACCAAAAATGAAGTCGTTGGACGTCTGGAGATAGGTTCTAAAGCCAGTCAACAAGAAATTCATCATTGGAATGAAGTTATGAACTGTCCAAGAAAACAGATTGCTGAATGGCACAAGTTAACGGGTTGA